One stretch of Paenibacillus sp. AN1007 DNA includes these proteins:
- the rpsN gene encoding 30S ribosomal protein S14: MAKKSKVVREKQRQEIVAKYADLRRELKEKGDYEALQKLPRNASPTRLKSRCEITGRPRGYLRKFKVSRIKFRELAHQGQIPGVTKSSW; encoded by the coding sequence ATGGCTAAAAAATCAAAGGTCGTGCGTGAGAAACAACGGCAGGAAATCGTAGCGAAGTATGCGGATCTACGCCGGGAACTGAAGGAAAAAGGTGATTATGAGGCGCTGCAAAAGCTGCCCCGTAACGCTTCACCAACGCGATTAAAAAGTCGTTGCGAGATCACGGGTCGTCCGCGTGGATATCTGCGCAAATTCAAAGTTTCCCGGATCAAATTCCGTGAACTGGCTCATCAAGGTCAGATTCCGGGAGTTACCAAGTCCAGCTGGTAA
- the modB gene encoding molybdate ABC transporter permease subunit — protein MNMNAIDWSVFWPPVRLSLQVALLSSVIAVVVGVAVAWKMSRTAFRGKIFLETILMLPLVLPPTVVGFLLLVILGRRSLLGRWIEAIFSAPVIFSWWAAVIASVVVAFPLVYQTMKSGFNGVDRDLEDAGRSIGANEWQVFRYITMPLAGRALITAFILGFARALGEFGATLMIAGNIPGKTQTVPTAIYVAVDSGNQPMAWAWTISIIVISFLMLLMTRTAAR, from the coding sequence ATGAATATGAACGCGATCGACTGGTCCGTGTTCTGGCCCCCGGTGCGTCTGTCCCTTCAGGTGGCGCTGTTATCCAGCGTTATAGCGGTTGTGGTGGGGGTAGCTGTCGCTTGGAAAATGTCACGTACTGCATTTCGCGGTAAAATTTTTCTGGAAACGATTCTGATGCTTCCGCTTGTGCTTCCTCCAACGGTCGTTGGGTTCCTGCTTTTGGTCATTCTGGGCCGCAGGAGTCTGCTTGGACGCTGGATCGAGGCGATCTTTTCGGCTCCTGTCATTTTTTCATGGTGGGCCGCTGTCATTGCTTCGGTCGTAGTGGCTTTTCCGCTGGTGTATCAGACGATGAAATCCGGTTTTAACGGAGTGGATCGAGATCTGGAGGATGCAGGGCGGTCGATCGGGGCCAATGAATGGCAGGTGTTCCGGTATATTACGATGCCGCTTGCGGGCAGAGCTTTAATAACAGCGTTTATTCTGGGCTTTGCCCGTGCACTGGGAGAGTTTGGCGCAACCCTGATGATTGCAGGTAATATTCCGGGCAAAACACAAACGGTGCCAACGGCCATTTATGTTGCTGTTGATTCGGGAAATCAGCCGATGGCCTGGGCCTGGACCATTTCCATTATCGTGATCTCATTTCTCATGCTGCTGATGACGAGGACAGCAGCGCGGTAA
- a CDS encoding ABC transporter ATP-binding protein, translated as MLTVEQVEKSYVQGGLFSKHRQQVLKKVTLECRRSECLGIIGESGSGKSTLGRLMLGLESPDRGAIRLGGKDVKDRRVRMGRISAVFQNYTSSINPFLTVQDAIMEPMKALQKSGKGQPIHAKVDILLAQVGLDSSYRLKYPHELSGGEAQRVCIARAVSTEPQYLVLDEAVSSLDVSVQIQVLQLLKSLKGLYKMSYVFITHDIQAAAYICDRVVFFREGQIEETVSVDQLRHVQSDYAQQLLSHLISFQRGEVGEQPMYAAQESVLS; from the coding sequence ATGCTAACGGTAGAGCAGGTTGAGAAATCATATGTCCAAGGTGGTCTGTTCTCGAAGCATCGGCAGCAGGTGTTGAAAAAAGTGACCCTGGAATGTCGGCGTAGCGAATGCCTCGGCATTATTGGCGAAAGCGGCAGCGGCAAATCCACACTGGGTCGGTTGATGCTGGGACTGGAAAGCCCGGATCGCGGCGCCATTCGGCTGGGGGGAAAAGATGTGAAAGATCGGCGCGTGCGGATGGGCCGCATCAGCGCAGTTTTTCAAAACTATACCTCTTCGATCAATCCGTTTCTTACGGTACAGGATGCGATTATGGAGCCAATGAAGGCACTCCAAAAGTCAGGAAAAGGACAGCCGATTCATGCAAAAGTAGATATATTGCTTGCCCAAGTTGGACTGGACTCATCATACCGGCTTAAGTATCCGCATGAGCTGTCCGGCGGGGAAGCACAGCGAGTCTGCATTGCGAGAGCAGTGTCGACAGAGCCGCAGTATCTTGTGCTGGACGAAGCTGTCAGCTCGCTGGACGTATCGGTTCAGATTCAGGTTTTGCAATTGCTTAAATCGTTGAAGGGCTTGTACAAGATGAGTTATGTCTTCATTACGCACGACATTCAGGCGGCAGCCTATATCTGCGACAGGGTTGTTTTTTTCAGAGAAGGCCAGATTGAAGAAACGGTTTCGGTTGATCAGTTAAGGCATGTGCAGTCCGACTATGCTCAACAATTGTTGAGCCATCTCATTTCATTTCAGCGTGGAGAAGTGGGGGAACAGCCTATGTATGCAGCACAGGAAAGCGTCTTGAGTTAA
- a CDS encoding MFS transporter, producing MKSSVTTTSSGKLNPVSFSFIGFYILAFLFFAANAALTIILPLRSEAAGLNQAEIGLMMGSYMFTCMLLRPFAAQMLGKHGPLRVMRWLLMLHAGTLFLFIVSGVETYLWLRALQGVATAFFSMTMQAGIVERLEDNDRAQGLAMYTLFTMVPSLVIPILAVQIWQNASELAFTLLMIGLAALPLLLGYKVDLPQSTVQNKTYTLGDMLRSFSGIWRSTPLLVSSVVMLFASCVFGATATFLPLYMVSTGAASAGIFLTIQGLVVILCRFILRKKIPSDGSWNTRLMAGLMLSAAVGTQLLSLIDILGSFVYISAVFSGFALALLYPTLTTYLSFVLPADSRYVLMGIFMSSYDLGFSLGGLAMGVVVQISSYSVMFTVCTLLSAAALIVVVFFRQRMEAGNQSNAVPMN from the coding sequence TTGAAATCTTCTGTAACAACAACATCCAGTGGGAAATTAAATCCGGTATCGTTTTCCTTTATCGGGTTTTACATACTGGCTTTTTTATTTTTTGCGGCGAATGCGGCGTTGACGATTATTTTGCCTTTACGCAGTGAAGCGGCCGGGTTAAATCAGGCTGAAATTGGACTGATGATGGGCAGTTACATGTTCACCTGTATGCTGCTGCGGCCATTTGCCGCTCAGATGCTGGGCAAGCATGGACCGCTCCGGGTTATGCGATGGCTGCTGATGCTGCATGCCGGGACGCTGTTTCTGTTTATCGTGTCCGGGGTGGAAACGTATCTGTGGCTGCGGGCACTGCAGGGCGTGGCGACCGCATTTTTCTCGATGACGATGCAGGCGGGCATCGTGGAGAGACTGGAGGATAATGATCGTGCGCAAGGGCTGGCGATGTACACTCTGTTTACGATGGTGCCTTCGCTAGTCATCCCGATTCTGGCGGTTCAAATCTGGCAGAATGCCAGTGAGCTGGCGTTTACGCTGCTGATGATTGGACTGGCTGCACTCCCTTTGCTGCTCGGGTATAAGGTGGATTTGCCGCAGAGCACGGTGCAGAACAAAACGTATACGCTGGGGGATATGCTGCGCTCGTTCAGCGGCATCTGGCGCAGTACACCACTGCTCGTCAGCAGTGTGGTTATGCTGTTTGCCTCCTGTGTTTTCGGAGCGACAGCGACGTTTCTTCCGCTCTATATGGTATCGACAGGTGCAGCGAGTGCGGGTATCTTTTTGACAATTCAGGGTCTGGTCGTGATCCTGTGCCGATTTATTTTGCGTAAAAAAATTCCTTCGGACGGCAGCTGGAATACGCGGCTTATGGCAGGTCTGATGCTCTCGGCAGCGGTGGGGACACAACTGCTCAGCCTGATAGATATACTTGGGTCATTTGTTTATATATCTGCGGTATTTAGCGGGTTTGCGCTGGCGCTGCTGTATCCGACCCTCACCACGTATTTGTCCTTTGTGCTGCCTGCGGATTCGAGATACGTGCTTATGGGCATATTTATGTCCTCGTATGATCTCGGTTTTTCGCTGGGCGGGCTGGCGATGGGCGTTGTAGTGCAGATCAGCTCTTATTCCGTGATGTTTACCGTTTGTACGCTGCTCTCTGCTGCCGCATTGATTGTCGTGGTGTTTTTCAGACAGCGGATGGAAGCCGGGAATCAGTCCAATGCTGTGCCGATGAATTAA
- a CDS encoding MFS transporter gives MSGAMSWPFLRLYILVLLYFSANAILNVIIPLQGAFLGASSTTIGLIMGAYMFTTMFFRPWAGKIIQKHGPIKVLRIILIINGFALILYTFTGLGGYLIARILQGVSTAFFSMALQMGIIDALPEKDRSQGISYYSLFSYIPGIVGPVLALAVWQTGGMDYFTVVLIGIAVCTGVFGYTARMEQNKEEPKPAADASGLNVSMWESFGQLVKNPLLFRCSVLMLSASVVFGAVTTFIPLYASQIPSGNAGVYLMLQAGTVVLARIGLRKRIPSDGKWHSPFIMTTMLLLAVAAQCVSFSVTGGMIFFYLGAVLMGIAQAILYPTLTTYLSFVLPQLNRNVLMGLFIATADLGISLGGVVMGPIADMSSYSFMYMICAILGAVMIVFAYERRKATTGTSMN, from the coding sequence GTGAGCGGGGCAATGTCATGGCCTTTTTTGCGTTTGTACATTTTGGTGCTGCTCTACTTCAGTGCCAATGCCATTCTGAATGTGATTATTCCATTGCAGGGGGCATTCCTCGGTGCGAGTAGTACGACGATCGGGCTGATTATGGGTGCGTATATGTTTACAACGATGTTTTTCAGACCGTGGGCAGGTAAAATCATTCAAAAGCACGGGCCGATCAAAGTGTTACGAATTATTCTGATTATCAATGGGTTTGCGCTGATTCTCTACACGTTTACAGGGCTTGGCGGTTATCTGATTGCCCGTATTTTGCAAGGGGTATCGACGGCCTTTTTTTCCATGGCGCTGCAGATGGGCATCATTGATGCACTACCGGAGAAAGACCGTTCTCAGGGCATTTCCTATTATTCGTTGTTCAGCTACATTCCGGGCATTGTTGGCCCGGTGCTGGCTTTAGCCGTCTGGCAGACCGGAGGCATGGATTATTTTACAGTGGTGCTGATCGGGATCGCGGTCTGTACGGGTGTATTCGGATATACTGCCAGGATGGAACAAAATAAGGAAGAACCGAAGCCTGCTGCAGATGCATCTGGGCTGAACGTGAGTATGTGGGAATCCTTCGGACAGCTGGTGAAAAATCCATTGTTATTCCGCTGTAGTGTGCTGATGCTGAGTGCATCGGTTGTATTTGGCGCGGTTACTACCTTTATTCCGCTGTATGCGAGTCAGATTCCAAGCGGCAATGCTGGCGTATATCTGATGCTGCAGGCGGGTACAGTGGTGCTGGCGCGAATCGGACTCCGCAAACGCATTCCTTCGGACGGAAAGTGGCATTCACCGTTTATCATGACCACGATGCTGTTGCTGGCGGTTGCGGCACAGTGTGTGAGCTTTTCCGTTACCGGAGGCATGATATTCTTTTATTTGGGTGCTGTTCTGATGGGGATTGCTCAAGCTATTTTATATCCAACGCTCACGACGTATCTGTCCTTTGTTTTGCCTCAATTGAACCGCAATGTACTCATGGGTTTATTTATTGCGACAGCCGATTTGGGCATTTCGCTCGGCGGTGTGGTCATGGGGCCGATCGCTGACATGTCTTCCTATTCATTTATGTACATGATCTGTGCTATTCTAGGAGCGGTGATGATCGTTTTTGCCTATGAACGGCGTAAAGCGACTACCGGAACCTCAATGAACTGA
- a CDS encoding ABC transporter ATP-binding protein yields the protein MNIVEVEHLKVWDTRTDQAIIHDSSFTVRQGSCMAIVGESGSGKSITCRALMRLNKPNMRQSGKMLIQGTDLNQLSEKEMRRRRGKQLCMILQHGMSAFDPSCVIGVHIRETLQTHYRWNIRELERRMRLAMESVMLRNPMDILNKYPHQLSGGMLQRIMIALALVLEPDLIIADEPTTALDTISQYEVLEQLIQLQERMGCSMIFISHDLGVVQKIADDVMVMKDGKIVEQGSMQSVLQEPTHAYTRYLVSTRLELSNHFNALMQEGS from the coding sequence ATGAATATAGTCGAGGTTGAGCATCTGAAAGTGTGGGATACCCGTACAGACCAGGCCATCATTCATGACAGTTCATTTACGGTGCGGCAGGGGAGCTGCATGGCGATTGTCGGGGAGAGCGGCAGCGGCAAATCGATCACATGCAGAGCGCTGATGCGGCTGAATAAGCCCAATATGCGCCAATCGGGAAAGATGCTGATTCAGGGCACAGACCTGAATCAGCTCTCCGAAAAGGAGATGCGGCGTCGAAGAGGCAAGCAGCTGTGTATGATTTTGCAGCATGGCATGAGTGCATTTGATCCATCCTGTGTGATCGGTGTACATATCCGGGAGACATTGCAGACGCATTACCGTTGGAACATCCGTGAGCTGGAGCGGAGAATGCGGCTCGCAATGGAGAGTGTTATGCTCCGAAATCCAATGGACATCCTGAACAAATATCCCCATCAGTTGTCTGGCGGCATGCTGCAGCGAATCATGATTGCACTCGCTCTTGTGCTCGAACCGGATCTGATTATTGCGGATGAGCCAACCACGGCGCTGGACACGATCTCCCAGTACGAAGTGCTGGAGCAGCTGATTCAGCTGCAGGAACGTATGGGCTGCTCCATGATCTTTATCTCCCATGATCTCGGCGTTGTACAGAAGATCGCAGATGATGTGATGGTCATGAAAGACGGCAAGATTGTGGAGCAGGGCAGCATGCAGTCTGTTTTGCAGGAGCCTACACATGCGTATACCCGTTATCTCGTATCCACCCGGCTGGAGCTGAGCAATCATTTCAACGCATTAATGCAGGAGGGATCATAG
- a CDS encoding helix-turn-helix transcriptional regulator: protein MTEEQSYTTEEIAKLLKISKLTVYDLIKKGDLVAYRVGKQMRIDAADLDAYKRRSKQLQSPAHAQQNALPGTTTTEQLSTDAVQKHSPAAGLSTVTGQVESQHAMTSNHRVASLSQTASPSFASGLAGYGQNIAGSARHLVITGQDVSLDILMRHMEKQSRDIRPLRSFMGSLDGLISMYRGESDLVSTHLLDGDTGEYNLPYIRKILTGWSYVVVNLLSRPAGLYVPRGNPRQLNDWTDLNQSDLRLANREKGSGARVLLDEQLRLHGISAAGLLGYDVEETSHMGVAAKVSSGEADVGVGIEKAARLVGQVDFIPLVQERYDLVMLRKQGNEAWIESVLHILRSPEFRQELRAFEGYDVSRTGEVLFEA, encoded by the coding sequence ATGACGGAGGAGCAATCCTACACAACCGAAGAAATAGCCAAGCTGCTTAAAATATCCAAACTAACCGTCTATGATTTGATTAAAAAGGGAGACCTTGTCGCCTACCGAGTGGGCAAACAGATGCGCATCGATGCTGCCGATCTGGATGCTTACAAACGCCGTTCCAAGCAGCTCCAGTCCCCGGCACATGCACAACAAAATGCATTGCCAGGAACGACAACAACCGAGCAGCTGTCGACTGATGCTGTCCAGAAGCATAGTCCAGCTGCTGGCTTATCCACAGTCACGGGTCAAGTCGAGTCTCAGCATGCGATGACATCTAATCATAGGGTAGCGTCACTTTCTCAAACGGCTTCACCTTCATTCGCAAGCGGTCTGGCCGGATACGGTCAGAACATCGCGGGTTCGGCTCGACATCTCGTCATTACGGGTCAGGACGTCAGTCTGGATATTCTGATGCGTCACATGGAGAAGCAATCCCGGGACATTCGTCCGCTACGTTCTTTCATGGGTAGTCTGGATGGGCTAATCTCGATGTATCGGGGAGAGTCCGACCTGGTCAGCACTCATCTGCTGGACGGAGACACGGGGGAGTATAATCTGCCGTATATTCGCAAAATTTTAACCGGCTGGTCCTATGTCGTGGTCAATCTGTTGTCTCGCCCTGCCGGTCTATATGTTCCACGCGGTAACCCCCGTCAATTGAACGACTGGACCGATCTAAACCAATCCGACCTGCGCCTCGCGAATCGGGAAAAAGGTTCTGGCGCCAGAGTGCTGCTGGACGAGCAGTTACGGCTGCACGGGATATCTGCTGCCGGACTGCTGGGATATGATGTGGAGGAAACAAGTCATATGGGTGTCGCAGCCAAAGTCAGCTCCGGCGAAGCCGATGTAGGTGTCGGCATAGAGAAGGCCGCTCGCCTTGTCGGGCAAGTCGATTTCATTCCTCTCGTGCAGGAGCGCTACGACTTGGTCATGCTGAGAAAACAGGGAAACGAGGCCTGGATTGAATCCGTTCTGCACATCCTCCGATCTCCAGAGTTCAGACAAGAATTGCGAGCATTTGAAGGATATGACGTATCGCGTACGGGTGAAGTTTTATTTGAGGCTTAG
- the modA gene encoding molybdate ABC transporter substrate-binding protein — MNKRITYVLGTMSLGLALALAGCGANTDTNKQDAAASSANQSAASAPAASGEKTTPAATEPQEKVELTISAAASLTDAMKEIQTNFEQANPNISLSFNFGASGALQQQIEQGAPADIFVSASAKNMKALVDENLIASSDQKNLLQNSLAAIVPADGTKAVASERDLTNDGIKTVAIGIPESVPAGTYAKEALTNAKLWDQLEPKLVQGKDVRQVLQYVETGNADAGFVYKTDALTSKQVKIAFEVDKSSYTPANYPLGIITGTKHRTEAEQFYAYLQTPEVLDIFAKYGFSIPK, encoded by the coding sequence ATGAACAAACGAATTACATATGTACTTGGAACTATGTCACTGGGGCTGGCGCTTGCACTGGCTGGCTGCGGAGCTAACACAGACACAAATAAGCAGGATGCGGCGGCTTCTTCCGCGAATCAATCAGCAGCTTCTGCACCAGCGGCATCTGGTGAAAAGACAACGCCAGCAGCGACTGAGCCACAGGAAAAAGTCGAGCTGACGATATCCGCTGCAGCGAGTCTGACCGATGCAATGAAGGAGATCCAGACGAATTTTGAACAAGCCAATCCGAATATCAGCCTGAGCTTTAACTTCGGAGCGTCCGGTGCATTACAGCAGCAGATCGAGCAGGGAGCACCGGCAGATATTTTTGTATCGGCGTCTGCGAAAAATATGAAAGCCTTGGTTGATGAGAACCTGATTGCCTCAAGCGATCAGAAGAACCTGCTTCAAAATTCATTGGCAGCCATTGTACCGGCGGATGGGACAAAGGCAGTAGCCAGTGAGAGGGATTTAACGAATGATGGCATCAAAACGGTAGCCATTGGCATTCCAGAGAGCGTACCTGCAGGTACTTATGCGAAGGAAGCTTTGACCAATGCGAAGCTTTGGGATCAGCTTGAGCCAAAACTTGTTCAAGGCAAAGACGTAAGACAGGTGCTTCAATATGTAGAAACAGGTAATGCGGATGCAGGATTTGTGTATAAAACAGATGCACTGACTTCCAAGCAGGTAAAGATTGCGTTTGAAGTAGATAAAAGCAGTTACACACCTGCCAATTATCCGCTAGGCATCATTACAGGTACGAAACATCGCACTGAAGCTGAACAATTCTATGCTTATCTGCAAACACCTGAAGTGCTGGATATCTTTGCGAAATACGGATTTTCGATTCCGAAATGA
- a CDS encoding DUF3024 domain-containing protein produces the protein MLDMFTQRRIVSLMNGYVHEKVPAELRTMVKLTYEMKDNELILNEERAAGQRHQWERMPIARFYWEGDQWKVYASDDQHSWSPADIAVPCFDFEDVLEQVERDESGMFWRERD, from the coding sequence ATGTTGGATATGTTTACGCAGCGACGCATTGTATCCTTGATGAACGGTTATGTCCATGAGAAAGTACCAGCAGAGCTGCGGACGATGGTGAAGTTAACCTACGAGATGAAGGATAATGAGTTGATTCTCAATGAAGAACGTGCAGCTGGACAACGACATCAGTGGGAGCGAATGCCGATTGCTCGCTTTTACTGGGAGGGAGACCAGTGGAAGGTGTACGCTAGCGATGATCAGCACAGCTGGAGTCCGGCAGACATTGCTGTGCCATGTTTCGATTTTGAGGATGTCTTGGAGCAAGTGGAACGTGATGAATCCGGGATGTTTTGGCGCGAACGTGATTAA